Below is a genomic region from Pseudomonas sp. JQ170C.
TGCGATGCGGTGTGACTGACAGACCGCTGTCGCGGGGCAAGCCCGCTCCTACAGCAAGTCCTGGTAACAATCCGGGCCTGCGGCTTCAACTACTGGCACCTACCTTGAACATTCACCTTTCAAGGAACCACGACATGGACAGTCCCGCTTCTCACCGCCTGCGCCGCGGGCGATTTTCCGAACCCGGCCGCCTCTATCTGCTGACCAGCGTCACCCGCAATCGCTCGCCCTTTTTTGCAGACTTTCATGCAGCACGCGCCATCTGCGCGCAGTTCCGTCAGGCACAGCAAGAAGGTGCCGCACGCACGCTGGCCTGGGTGGTCATGCCGGATCATGTGCATTGGCTGATTGAACTGAGACAGGCGACCCTGAGCCGCCTGATGTGCCGCTTCAAATCCCGAAGTCGCTGTGCGCTGTACAAGGCAGGTATGTTGCAGGGCAAGCTGTGGCAACCCGGCTACCACGACCATGCCTTGCGACGGGAAGAAAATGTATGTGCGGTGGCGCGCGATGTGGTGGCCAATCCGCTGCGGGCGGGTCTGGTGAAAAAGCTGGGGGATTATCCGCATTGGGATGCGGTTTGGTTGTAGAACGCAGCGCGGGGCAAGCCCGCTCCTACCAGGTCGGTGGGAGCGGGCTTGCCCCGCGATTTTGTCTTACGCCGCGCTGAACAGCTTGTGCGGATCGATCACAAACTTCTTCGGCACACCCGCATCAAACTCGCCATACCCCTCAGGCGCCTGATCCAGGCTGATCACCTGCACACCCACCACTTCGGCAATGTTGATGCGATCCCACATGATCGCCTGCATCAGTTGGCGGTTGTACTTCATCACCGGCGTCTGCCCGGTGTGGAAGCTGTGCGACTTGGCCCAACCCAGGCCAAAGCGAATGCTCAGGCTGCCGATCTTGGCAGCGGCGTCGACCGCACCCGGATCCTCGGTCACGTACAAGCCGGGGATACCAATCTTGCCCGCCACCCGCACTACGCCCATCAGCGAGTTGAGCACGGTGGCCGGGGCCTCGTGCTTGGCGCCGGCATGACCATGGCCACGGGCCTCGAAGCCCACCGCATCGACGGCGCAATCGACTTCTGGCTCACCCAGCAAGTTAGCGATCTGCTCATGCAGCGGGGTGTCCTGGGACAGGTCGGCAATCTCGAAACCCTGTGCCTTGGCGTGGGCCAGGCGCACCGGGTTCACATCACCCACGATCACCACCGCAGCGCCCAGCAAGCGGGCCGACGCAGCGGCCGCCAGGCCGACCGGGCCAGCCCCTGCGATGTACACCGAGCTGCCCGGGCCGACACCGGCCGTGACCGCGCCGTGATAACCGGTCGGCAGGATGTCCGACAGGCACGTCAGGTCGCGGATCTTCTCCATGGCCTTGTCGCGGTTCGGCAATTTGAGCAGGTTGAAGTCGGCATAGGGCACCAGCACGTATTCGGCCTGGCCACCGGTCCAGTCGCCCATGTCGACGTAACCGTAGGCACCGCCTGCGCGGGCGGGGTTGACGGTCAAGCACACGCCGGTGTGCTGCTCTTTGCACGAGCGGCAGCGCCCGCAGGCAACGTTGAAGGGAACCGAGACCAGGTCGCCGATTTGCAGGTTCTCGACGTCCCTGCCCTTCTCGATCACCTCGCCGGTAATTTCATGGCCCAGCACCAGCCCGACCTGGGCAGTGGTACGACCGCGCACCATGTGCTGGTCGGAGCCACAGATATTGGTGGAGACCACCCTGAGGATTACCCCGTGCTCGATCTTCTTGCCACGTGGGTCCTGCATTTTCGGGTAGTCAATTTTCTGCACCTCGACCTTGCCAGCGCCGAGATACACCACACCACGATTACCAGACATGCTTTTACCTCGCTAAAGTTTGTTGTTATGTAGCGGTGCAAAGTGCGCGGCCCTGGGGCTGCGCTGTGTTACTGGAATCAATTTTTCGCAGGGCAAGCCCGCTCCTGCACAGCCGATAGGAGCGGGCTTGCCCCGCAATCAAAGCACGACCGTTCTATTGGCGTTCAGAAACACCCGCCGCTCAATGTGATACCCCACCGCCCGCGCCAGCGTCAGGCATTCGATATCACGCCCCTTGGCGATCAGGTCTTCGGGGTAATGACTGTGGTCCACCGCCTCCACGCCCTGGGCAATGATCGGCCCTTCGTCGAGGTCGTTGTTGATGTAGTGGGCCGTGGCGCCCACCAGTTTCACGCCCTTGTTGTAGGCCTGGTGATAGGGTTTGGCACCCTTGAATCCCGGCAGCAGGGAGTGATGGATATTGATCGCCCAGCCGTCGAGCCTACGGCACAGCTCCGGCGACAGCACTTGCATGTAGCGGGCAAGAATCACCAGCTCCGCGCCGGACTCCTCGATGACCTGCAGCACCTTGCGCTCCTGGGCCGGCTTGTCGAGGGGATCAAGGGCGAAGTGGTAGTAGGGAATCCGATGCCAGTGGGCCAGCGGCTCCAGGTCCGGGTGGTTGGAGATCACCGCCACCACGTCCATGCTCAATTGGCCGATGCGCTGGCGATAGAGCAGGTCGTTGAGGCAGTGATCGGCCTTGGAGACCATGATCACCACCTTGGGCCGGTGCTTGGGCGCGGTCAGCTCGAACAGCATGCCGAAGGCTTCGCCACGCTCGGCAAGGCCGGCCCGAAAACGGCCTTCGTCAAAGTCGTCGGCCTGGCGAAACTCCACCCGGATGAAGAAGCGCCCCGACAAGCGATCATCGAAGGAATGGTGCTCGGTGACATAGCACTGCTGCTCGTACAGGTAGCGCGTCACCACATCCACCGTGCCGAGCAGGCTCGGACAGTCAGCGGTGAGAATCCAGGTGTCCGGTGCTCGGCTCATGACAACGCTCCCTAGGCCTCAATGGCCAAACCGTATTCGGCTGCCGCATCCTGCAGCCACAACCACCAGTAGTCGGAGAAGCTGCGGCGAATCAGCAGCTCCCAGGTTTCCTCGCCGGTACGGCGGATCACCAATTGCGACTTGGCGAACACCGTGCCCACGGCCTTGCCGACGGGGAAGTTGTTCGGATGTACATCATAGCTGGTGGATTTCATCAGCACTTCGCGCACGTTGGGGCCGCTCAGTTCCAGCAGGGTCTGCCCGCCGCTGACATTGACCACCTGGATGTGCTGGCCATCGAGGGCATCGCGCAGCTTCTGCTCGACGGCAAATTCCTGCCCGCCTGGAACGATCAGCAGCCACTCATCCGGGCCCAGCCACTGCAGCGACATCTCGCCATTGGCGACCACGGTCAGGGCCACTGGCAACTCCAGGCCCAGGGCCTTGAACACACCGCCAGCAAAAGCCGGATCGCGGCCGTCGCCACGCAGGGTCAGGTGACCGAGGAACTTGTGCTCGCGCAGGGTCACCCCGGCGTTCTTGCGGCCCTTGCCGACCAGGCTGGGCAGGTCGGCATGGTGAAGCGGTGACTCGGCCTTGACGTCGTTGCCGGGGCGTTGCTGGTAAACGTTGATTGTGCTCATTACTCACCTGCCTTGAATTCTGTGGACCTTGCACTACCTGTGCGGGAGCGGGCTTGCCCCGCGATTCGATGTCGGCAGCAGCGCCGCTATCGCGGGGCAATCCCGCTCCCACACCGGTCAAACGTTCTGGCGCTCGCCCTTCGGATCGAAGAACACCGAGGAACAGATCTCCGCTTCGATCACGCTGCCATCCGCCTGCGGCGAATAGACCCGCTCGCCCAGGCGCTTGAGCCCGCCCTTGACCACGCCCATGGCGAATGAATAGCCCAGGGAGTTGCTGGCGTAGCTGGAGGTGACGTGGCCGACCATGTCCATCGGGATCGGTTGCTTGGGATCGAACACCAGCTGTGCGCCCTCTGGCAGCCACTGGTTCGGGTCGACCGGCTTGAGGCCCACCAATTGCTTGCGGTTCTCGCGCACGCAGTCTTCACGGTTCATCCCGCGCCAGCCGATCCACGAGAACGGTTTGGTGCGGCCCACGCACCAGCCCATGTTGAGGTCGTCCGGAGTCATCGAGCCGTCGGT
It encodes:
- the fdhA gene encoding formaldehyde dehydrogenase, glutathione-independent; the encoded protein is MSGNRGVVYLGAGKVEVQKIDYPKMQDPRGKKIEHGVILRVVSTNICGSDQHMVRGRTTAQVGLVLGHEITGEVIEKGRDVENLQIGDLVSVPFNVACGRCRSCKEQHTGVCLTVNPARAGGAYGYVDMGDWTGGQAEYVLVPYADFNLLKLPNRDKAMEKIRDLTCLSDILPTGYHGAVTAGVGPGSSVYIAGAGPVGLAAAASARLLGAAVVIVGDVNPVRLAHAKAQGFEIADLSQDTPLHEQIANLLGEPEVDCAVDAVGFEARGHGHAGAKHEAPATVLNSLMGVVRVAGKIGIPGLYVTEDPGAVDAAAKIGSLSIRFGLGWAKSHSFHTGQTPVMKYNRQLMQAIMWDRINIAEVVGVQVISLDQAPEGYGEFDAGVPKKFVIDPHKLFSAA
- the purU gene encoding formyltetrahydrofolate deformylase, with protein sequence MSRAPDTWILTADCPSLLGTVDVVTRYLYEQQCYVTEHHSFDDRLSGRFFIRVEFRQADDFDEGRFRAGLAERGEAFGMLFELTAPKHRPKVVIMVSKADHCLNDLLYRQRIGQLSMDVVAVISNHPDLEPLAHWHRIPYYHFALDPLDKPAQERKVLQVIEESGAELVILARYMQVLSPELCRRLDGWAINIHHSLLPGFKGAKPYHQAYNKGVKLVGATAHYINNDLDEGPIIAQGVEAVDHSHYPEDLIAKGRDIECLTLARAVGYHIERRVFLNANRTVVL
- a CDS encoding sarcosine oxidase subunit gamma is translated as MSTINVYQQRPGNDVKAESPLHHADLPSLVGKGRKNAGVTLREHKFLGHLTLRGDGRDPAFAGGVFKALGLELPVALTVVANGEMSLQWLGPDEWLLIVPGGQEFAVEQKLRDALDGQHIQVVNVSGGQTLLELSGPNVREVLMKSTSYDVHPNNFPVGKAVGTVFAKSQLVIRRTGEETWELLIRRSFSDYWWLWLQDAAAEYGLAIEA
- a CDS encoding REP-associated tyrosine transposase — translated: MDSPASHRLRRGRFSEPGRLYLLTSVTRNRSPFFADFHAARAICAQFRQAQQEGAARTLAWVVMPDHVHWLIELRQATLSRLMCRFKSRSRCALYKAGMLQGKLWQPGYHDHALRREENVCAVARDVVANPLRAGLVKKLGDYPHWDAVWL